AACGGATGGCTTGGTGTAAGCGAACTTCTTGATGGAGGTCAAGTACAAAGCACCAAGGTGGTTGAACAAGTCAACGGTAGTCATGGACAACCATTGTAGGACTTGAGCCTTCTCAAGCTCGTTCTTACCTAGCAAATCAGCCTTGACCTTTTCGTCATCGATTTGGTTAACCAAGTAGTTGACAATGGCAATGGACTCGGTGATTTGAGTACCGTTCTTTAGCAACAAAGATGGGATTCTGTGTCTTGGGAACTTGGCCTTCAATTCGTTTGGATCTTCAAGAACTTGGAAGTCCAACTTGAAGTGCTCAATGATAGCCTTGGAAGGAGCGGCTCTTGGAGTGTTGTAGATGAACAATTTACCTTGGgacatttttttcttggtaTGCTTGCTTAGTGTTCCGACTGAAAATGCAACTAAAAACACACAAATTAACACAAATAgtatacaaaaaaaataattaaagGTAGAAATGCATGCAAATTATATACTAGGAGAACCCAAATGGTTCTAACAAACTTCTAATACCcaactttctttttttgattttttttactagGTTATTACACAATACTCATTGCACAAACTGCAAAAAATGATAGGAAAAATTTTCTCTACAGTAAGGGCATCGACTGCAAACGTTGCAACATCCACCCGAAAGAGCATCGACGTCTCTCTGATGTTTAATGGCCAGGGTAGTGATTTCAATCCATAAAAATTGATTTCACACCAATAGAAGCATATGAGTGACATAGTCACATGAGAAATGGTGATAACGTTGAACACCCCTCCCTAGTTACATTACACATCCCCAAATAAAACCCTGCCGGACCAACTACTATCTATAGGTAATACAAAATAGATGATAACATGCTGAATACTATCCCAAGTAGCGTATTTACTTCTTAGTATATATACAAGGAAGCGTATTATTTATAATCATGTGACTTTTTCGTATATatgaactgaaaaatttgcaGGGCATCGATTTTCTgtgaaaaaagtgaaaaaaagcGATGAGCCCAGTGGGGGCGGTGATGAGCTTAGAGAGCACTGGAGTGGGAGtcgcgatgagctataATATATGTAAATTATTTATGTTATATAGTGCTAATATGGTGTATATTTGTAACAGAAGGGTAATACGGTGACGACCATGAGTGATTTACTAGAAGAGAGGTTGCGTGCGAACTCGTCGGCTTTTGATGGGCTGATGGCGTTGATTCCTGCGAAGTACTATTACGATGAGAAGACGCAGGACCAAtggaagatgaagaagaaggataaGTCGCAAGTCCGCGATGacaagttgaagaagctggACCCCGAACAGCAGGGGGATGAGGTCTCGAGCGCTTTGGATGTGATGAAGAAGCGGGAGCAGAATGCTGTTCCTGTAGAGCTTCCTGGTGCGAAGCTGAATAAGCTGAATAAGAAACCGGTAGCGGATGTAGATGGCAAACACAAGGCCTTAGGAGGCGAGGTGGtagaagaagctgaagacgatgatgaggatgaagaagatgaggacATAAAGGTtatatttgatgatgaaggtaATGAGATCAAACTGGGCGACAAGCAACGTGAACAACGTGATGAGCCAGCGGACGctgaagaaggagaagatgATAATGACGAAGTAAATGGAGAAAAGTCAACTAAAGAAGTTACTAAGAAATCAAATGAGAAGGctaaaaaactgaaaaatgtTGAGGAGCTAAGATCCAAGCTTCAACAGAAGATACAAGCTTTAAAGGAGAAACGTAAAGCTCCAGGTACCAATGTTCAAGGTGCTGCTAGTTCTAGAGAAGCCATCCTTGAGCAAAGGAggaaaagagaagaagccagaaagaagaggaaaCTTGAGCATGCAAATGGTGGTGACAGTGATGACGACGATGACGACGACGACGAAGACCACTCAAGTGAATCGGAAAACGAGGATGACTTGGAAGAAAatccaaagaagaagcaaaagaagaatggtGTCTCCGCCAAGGATGTCATGTTccaaaatattatctttgatGATGGTGATAGAACGACCTCTGATTTGCAAAGGCTCAGGAAACAGCCAAACGGTAAAAAGAAGGGACCCGCAAAGAACGACATTAAAGCCCATTTAAAACTACTGGAAACTAAACAGAACAAAATTCAAAACAAAGATGAACTAGAGCAAATCaaactaaaagaaaaggaaaaatggCAAAAAGCTATGCTTCAAGCGGAAGGTATAAGACTAAAAGACGACGAGAAACTTCTTAAGAAAGCACTTAAAAGGAAGGAGgccaagaaaagaaaatctgCTCTAGAATGgcaagaaagaaagagaacGGTTGCAACTAATATAGCAGAAAAGCAAAAGAGAAGAGAGGAAAACTTGCAGATAAGGAAGCAAAACAAGGgtcagaagaaaaataagcAGCAGAAAATGAAGAGGAAATTCACAGGTTCTATTGTTCCTAAAAAGAGAGCTGGTTTTGAAGGTCGTCTAAAATCTggcaaaaagaaatagaaacaATATCTTTACCAGTCGAAGGTATAATTTTCAGGTATTTTGCTGAATATTTTAATCGCATAGCAAGCAAttgccattttttttgctctCACTAAATTTTGTtacttttgatttttttctgcATAATCTTTGAAAGGCGTGTACTTATTTGAAACTTAATCTATTTGTTATTGGCTTGATTATATTTCTCCGGAAAACCAACATCAGGCCATTGGGGTTAAAtcagattttttttattcaccTTGGTAATGGTGGCATTATGATAATTATAATAGAATAATTCTGTAGctattattcaaaatacttaaaaaataaacctGCATTTTATATTAACGAAGGAGTTACATAAATGCTAAATAGAGCTTCCAAGCCAATGAGAATTATTTATCGAACTCAAAATAGAGGTCATAATGATTACTGCATCCAGGATTGAATTTAGACTCACAGTAAGGGCATCGCAGAGGCTCCTTACTTGTCTTGTACTCAGCAAACGTCATTGTAGTGTTACAATTTCCACACAGGACAACTTTCTCTTCAGTATTGGAATGATAGCGGAGTACTTCATGGCTTGTAGATTCCTTATGACACTCATAGCATGGGTAGAATGTCTCGCAGCATTTAAATTTCAATGCGATGATGTCGAGCTCCGAGTGCCAATGCTCACAACGTGTGTGATTGTCGACAAGTTTTCCTTTCAGCAAGATTTCTGTCATATTGcaattttataattctGTTCTACATTAGTTAATGTACATTTAAGATCATGGTCTTTTATTATAAACTGTAATTTGACACATTAGTCTGgtttttatatatgttgGTGAATTTTGTATGGTGTAATATTTTATGGCCTGGTTTTCTGATTTTTGCGATTTTTTCGCtcattcaaaaatatacatCCGGTTTCGCTAGGTTGTTCTAGTCATGAAAAGGTGACTCAAGGTTGGGAGGGTAAGACATGAGCAAAAACCTACTACCATTTACACAGGATAAGCTATCAGAATATTGGCATTTACTTTATAAACTATGTAATGTAATGCTTCATTTACATACAAGAGGTTttctaaaataataaagcaGAATAAATTTAAACAATGggaaaaaatagtaaagGGAAAAATGTGTAGTCAATATTGACTATAATTACATGAATAATATCTATTAGTAACAGAAAATCGAAGAGATGAAAACCTCGataaaatagtaaataataacaaGCACAATAAACATAAGTCGTCTGAATCACTGTAACACACAAATTGGAATTCTCAAagtcaaaaaaaagtaatgaaataaatgaaTAGTTAAAAAAAGCATGTGATTGTAAATGGGGTTTCTTTGTGTGTAATAGCAGGCAAATAGCTAAAAGATGAACGGATAAGAAATGATTCGATCTAGTACTGCCAGCTATAAGCAAATGCAAGcaaaatgaaagaaataaatagTGTCCGAAATTCTGTTTATGATCTTGTGAAGGACATAAAGACATCGAAGAGGGATTCCATTCATCCTTTAATCATTATTTATCATGTGATGATCCCGACTTAATTGCTGGACTTGACGAAGTTGATACCCTTTTCgatgttcttcttcaaggtCTCCTTACAAGTGGCCAAcatctcttcctcttcagcGGAGATGGTACCAATTGGGTGGATCTTAACAACACCTTCCTTTCCTAGAGTAACTGGGGAAGCAAAGAACTCGATACCTTCGCCCTTGTATAGAGGGGAGTCGACGAAAGATGGTTCGACGACGTTTTGTTCACCGGCGAAACCGGATAGGACAGCGTTGGCGAACAAAGCACCGGCCTGGGCCATGGATAGAGTAGCGGAACCAGCACCGTTCTTGGCCTTGACGACTTCGTCACCACCGAACTGGATTCTCTTGATCAAGGCGTCCTTTTGGTCCTTGTCCAATTTATCACCGTACTTGGTCTGAGATAGAAGTGGGATAATTGTGATACCAGAGTGACCACCAACAACGTTTACTTTCTCCTGGGTTGGGTCAGTGCCGACAACTTCGGAGATGAATCTGGAAGCTCTGATGGAGTCCAATGTGGTGACACCGAACAACTTCTTAGGGTTGTACACACCTTTCTTTTGCAAGACCTCGGCGACAATTGGCACGGTAGAGTTAACTGGGTTAGAGATCACCAGGATGGCAGCGTTTGGAGCAGACTCGGCAGCAGCGGTGGCCAAGTCACGCACGATACCGGCATTGATGGCAAACAAGTCATCACGAGTCATACCTGGCTTTCTAGGCACACCAGCAGGAATCAACACCAGGTCGGTGTCCTTCAAAGCATTCTTCAAACCATCGGCCTCCTCGGGAGTGAAACCCTTCACAGTAGAGTTCGTTGGGATGTGCGACAAGTCACTGGCAACACCAGGAGCACCTCTAAGATCGTACAACCTCAGATCAGTAACCTTCTGGTTCAACTTCAACAGCAACGACAATGGCTGCCCAATACCACCATTGGCACCGAGAACTGTAACCTTGTATGGATTGATACGTGTAGAGGAAAATGCCCTTCTGCTAATTCTAGACAACATGCTGtgtaattattttttattttagaCTATATTTTAGTAGAGTAATGCTATGAGTGCAGTACAAATCAGTACCATAAAGACATAAGCGCTTACgctgaaaagaagaaagaactgCCAGCTATTTATACCAGTGAAGGACAGGTCCCCCCTGCCCGCAGAATCACCGATTTGTCGGAGTGCGCGGTTTATTGAACCGATTCCCTCCCATCTGTACAGCAGTTTCTGCGCTTTTCACAAAGTAGCTCACATCCCCCCCCCTTTGACACCAAAAGGCTCTGCGGGCTCTGCGGGCTCTCTAGTCAGCGCTGCAGTTCGAGGTCTTCGAGGCAAGGGCTTCTGACCAATGAGACCGTAAACGTTGTGCGTGATGAGTTATTGTCACTATGTACAAGGTTCTGGATCGTATGTTGGTATCTGGTTATAACACCGACGGCGGGGTTATAAATGGTAAATACGTAATATGATATGCTCATACCTGTATCGAAGTGCAATATAGCTGCAGTATGCAACACAACGCACTTGATGTGTGTTGCATAACATGGTTAACGCTGACTTAAACATTGTAATCTTATTGGTACATAACATTAGACATAAAACacatacaaaaaaaaaatgacGTAAAGATTCATAAAAACGTTTCAGGCTTCAGGCTTCAGGCTTCAGGCTTCGAGCTGTCTTTGCATGTCCGCTTTCTCGAACATGGTGTCCAGCGACTCACCCACATATAGTTTCAACTGGTGTCTTGTGGCAGGCAACACCTTGGCCCTCACTGGGATATGTGGGTCATTCTGTTCCTGAGCCAGGCGGTCGTAGGCTTGGAACCTGTGGCACCCACCGAACGCAAAGTAATAGCTCTCGCCATTCTCACGCACGCACATCACATCGATGGGTGGGAGCTGCCCGTTGAGCTCAGTGGCACCTTCCAAGGAACACGTCTTGCTGGCCATGGGCTTACCCTTCATAGTCGACACCATCGCATCGATCTTCTGGTAGTCCAGCACTGGGACAATAGGCCTGTGGATCTGGGACAATGGGATCTCGGAGACTTTGTGTAGGTTTCCACTCTGTAGCGACATATTCAACTGGTGTaaattgtatttatatttgtaacTTGTATTTGCAACTTGTACTTATagtttgttgttgattttgttttctgtCAAGGTAGCCTATACACAAGAGAGCTACATACGCGATGCCGATGGGCCcttatatacttttctaATAAACACATTCCCTTGATAAGAGTGTTTACAATTTACTGGTTAGCACTTAACTAATTGAGATATAGTAACCGGGCTCAAGTAATGAATTACACCCTCTGGACCTTCTCACTTGAACTTCTGCAAGACCCCCCTCCCCCATTGTCTCTTGCACAC
This window of the Nakaseomyces glabratus chromosome L, complete sequence genome carries:
- the MDH1 gene encoding malate dehydrogenase MDH1 (CAGL0L05236g~Malate dehydrogenase), which gives rise to MLSRISRRAFSSTRINPYKVTVLGANGGIGQPLSLLLKLNQKVTDLRLYDLRGAPGVASDLSHIPTNSTVKGFTPEEADGLKNALKDTDLVLIPAGVPRKPGMTRDDLFAINAGIVRDLATAAAESAPNAAILVISNPVNSTVPIVAEVLQKKGVYNPKKLFGVTTLDSIRASRFISEVVGTDPTQEKVNVVGGHSGITIIPLLSQTKYGDKLDKDQKDALIKRIQFGGDEVVKAKNGAGSATLSMAQAGALFANAVLSGFAGEQNVVEPSFVDSPLYKGEGIEFFASPVTLGKEGVVKIHPIGTISAEEEEMLATCKETLKKNIEKGINFVKSSN
- a CDS encoding uncharacterized protein (CAGL0L05192g~Protein of unknown function), yielding MITASRIEFRLTVRASQRLLTCLVLSKRHCSVTISTQDNFLFSIGMIAEYFMACRFLMTLIAWVECLAAFKFQCDDVELRVPMLTTCVIVDKFSFQQDFCHIAIL
- the RRP14 gene encoding ribosome biosynthesis protein RRP14 (CAGL0L05170g~Ortholog(s) have role in ribosomal large subunit biogenesis, ribosomal small subunit biogenesis and cytosolic large ribosomal subunit, nucleolus localization), with translation MSDLLEERLRANSSAFDGLMALIPAKYYYDEKTQDQWKMKKKDKSQVRDDKLKKLDPEQQGDEVSSALDVMKKREQNAVPVELPGAKLNKLNKKPVADVDGKHKALGGEVVEEAEDDDEDEEDEDIKVIFDDEGNEIKLGDKQREQRDEPADAEEGEDDNDEVNGEKSTKEVTKKSNEKAKKLKNVEELRSKLQQKIQALKEKRKAPGTNVQGAASSREAILEQRRKREEARKKRKLEHANGGDSDDDDDDDDEDHSSESENEDDLEENPKKKQKKNGVSAKDVMFQNIIFDDGDRTTSDLQRLRKQPNGKKKGPAKNDIKAHLKLLETKQNKIQNKDELEQIKLKEKEKWQKAMLQAEGIRLKDDEKLLKKALKRKEAKKRKSALEWQERKRTVATNIAEKQKRREENLQIRKQNKGQKKNKQQKMKRKFTGSIVPKKRAGFEGRLKSGKKK
- the SRX1 gene encoding sulfiredoxin (CAGL0L05258g~Ortholog(s) have sulfiredoxin activity, role in cellular protein localization, cellular response to oxidative stress and cytosol, nucleus localization) codes for the protein MSLQSGNLHKVSEIPLSQIHRPIVPVLDYQKIDAMVSTMKGKPMASKTCSLEGATELNGQLPPIDVMCVRENGESYYFAFGGCHRFQAYDRLAQEQNDPHIPVRAKVLPATRHQLKLYVGESLDTMFEKADMQRQLEA